One window of Bacillus alkalicellulosilyticus genomic DNA carries:
- a CDS encoding aldo/keto reductase: MQTVTLNNGIKMPILGFGVYQISDADECENAVYEALIAGYRLIDTAAGYLNEEAVGRALKRSRVPREELFITTKLWIQDAGYESTKLAFAKSLQKLQLDYLDLYLIHQPFGDYYGAWRAMEELYLEGKIRAIGVSNFLPDRLMDLIVHNKIVPAVNQIETHPFYQQNESANFMKEEGVQHQSWAPFAEGLNNMFGNEVLASIAKKHNKSVAQVILRWLVQREVVTIPKSVRKERIVENFDIFDFELSTDDIEQITSLDTRESLFLSYHDPKFAKMLGTLRVEL; this comes from the coding sequence ATGCAAACTGTTACATTGAACAACGGCATAAAAATGCCAATTTTAGGGTTCGGAGTTTATCAAATTTCCGATGCAGATGAATGCGAGAATGCAGTGTACGAAGCGTTAATAGCCGGATATCGCCTAATCGACACCGCCGCTGGTTACCTGAATGAAGAAGCGGTTGGACGTGCGCTCAAGCGCAGCAGAGTTCCTCGCGAGGAACTGTTCATCACGACCAAGCTTTGGATTCAAGATGCTGGCTATGAAAGTACTAAGCTGGCCTTTGCTAAATCTCTCCAGAAGCTTCAGCTTGATTATCTTGATTTGTACCTCATTCACCAGCCGTTTGGCGATTATTATGGTGCTTGGCGTGCAATGGAAGAACTTTACCTCGAAGGTAAAATCAGGGCCATCGGTGTTAGCAACTTTCTACCCGACCGGCTGATGGATCTCATCGTGCATAACAAAATCGTGCCTGCTGTCAACCAGATCGAAACGCACCCATTCTACCAACAGAATGAGAGCGCCAATTTTATGAAAGAAGAGGGCGTGCAGCACCAGTCTTGGGCGCCGTTTGCCGAAGGACTCAATAATATGTTCGGCAACGAGGTGCTAGCCTCAATCGCCAAAAAACACAATAAATCTGTTGCCCAAGTTATACTCCGCTGGCTTGTTCAACGTGAAGTCGTCACGATTCCAAAATCAGTGAGAAAAGAGCGAATCGTTGAGAACTTTGATATTTTCGATTTTGAGTTGAGCACAGACGATATTGAACAAATTACTTCCCTTGATACGCGAGAAAGTCTATTTTTATCTTACCACGATCCTAAATTTGCTAAGATGTTGGGCACCTTGAGAGTCGAACTGTAA
- a CDS encoding PhoX family protein, with product MNMNRRKFLGYLGTGTAALAAASAGLGTLAPVASAAHTADHLREFDNLKASPQAKPHAFFKPIMPTMEDDLVLADGFSYDVLAAYGDVINEKGDTFGFNCDFTIFFPIDGSNERGLLWVNLEYINDNYMKEQYMPSFMKNTNLDTKQRYHQGGAIIEVYKDKKGTWKMDTSSKYARRITGFTPFELTGPAAGSSSVGGASTAIGTWANCSGGMTLWNTLLSCEENFETQARKSNLPSEHYGWVIEVDPFDEEDKNFKPRKHTSLGRFNHENTCMAITKSGRIAVYMGDDKQNACVYKYISDGKFDPAKGKANSKLLEDGTLYVANLGQGTWVKLDAKEVASRVHASNFSVPSVLRMRNVTVQDLRDMFPTNSTQAHVMVNTHEAAIILGGTPTDRPEDLEINPFDNSIFIAHTNNSTHGNIHGHITRIFEKEDDFESMEFMFEIFAAGGRQSGFSAPDNLTFDSNANLWVVTDMSESNIGKGVYSWHGNNGLFVLPTTGQNQGEAFQFASGPIGSELTGPWFTADEKTLFLAVQHPSANWPRRKGDVDPLPSVVAITGFKGNNLDKGNKGKGKNK from the coding sequence ATGAACATGAATCGTCGTAAATTTTTAGGATATTTAGGAACAGGGACAGCTGCCTTGGCTGCTGCATCTGCGGGGTTAGGTACGTTAGCGCCTGTCGCAAGTGCTGCTCATACCGCAGATCACCTAAGAGAGTTTGATAATCTTAAAGCGAGTCCTCAAGCAAAGCCACACGCTTTCTTTAAACCAATCATGCCAACGATGGAGGATGATTTAGTTCTTGCAGATGGCTTCTCTTATGATGTGTTAGCAGCATATGGGGATGTTATTAATGAAAAAGGGGATACGTTTGGATTTAACTGTGATTTTACGATCTTTTTCCCGATTGACGGCTCAAATGAAAGAGGTTTACTTTGGGTGAACTTGGAATACATCAATGACAATTATATGAAAGAACAATATATGCCATCTTTTATGAAAAATACGAATCTCGATACAAAGCAACGTTACCATCAAGGTGGAGCCATTATCGAAGTTTACAAGGATAAAAAAGGAACGTGGAAGATGGATACGTCTTCTAAATATGCAAGACGAATTACTGGATTTACGCCATTTGAACTCACTGGACCTGCGGCAGGTAGTTCTTCGGTTGGCGGTGCATCAACAGCAATCGGTACGTGGGCCAACTGTTCTGGTGGGATGACGTTATGGAATACATTATTGTCTTGTGAAGAAAACTTTGAAACCCAAGCAAGAAAGTCAAACCTACCATCTGAACATTATGGCTGGGTTATCGAAGTGGATCCGTTTGATGAAGAAGATAAAAACTTCAAGCCGCGCAAACATACTTCGCTTGGACGCTTTAATCATGAGAATACATGTATGGCAATTACAAAGAGTGGACGTATTGCCGTATACATGGGTGACGATAAACAAAACGCTTGTGTTTATAAATACATTAGTGATGGCAAATTTGATCCTGCAAAAGGGAAAGCGAATTCTAAACTACTAGAAGACGGCACCTTATATGTAGCTAATCTTGGACAAGGTACATGGGTGAAATTAGATGCAAAAGAAGTAGCAAGTAGAGTACATGCTTCTAATTTCTCTGTGCCAAGTGTGTTGCGAATGAGAAACGTAACGGTTCAGGACTTAAGAGACATGTTTCCTACTAACTCTACACAAGCTCATGTAATGGTAAACACACATGAAGCGGCGATTATCCTTGGAGGTACACCAACTGACCGTCCAGAAGACTTAGAGATTAATCCTTTTGACAATTCAATTTTTATTGCTCATACGAACAACTCAACACACGGAAACATCCATGGACATATTACTCGCATTTTTGAAAAAGAAGATGATTTTGAATCTATGGAGTTTATGTTTGAAATCTTCGCTGCAGGTGGACGTCAAAGCGGGTTCTCTGCTCCTGATAATTTAACATTTGATAGTAACGCAAACCTGTGGGTTGTAACAGATATGTCTGAAAGCAACATTGGAAAAGGCGTTTACTCATGGCATGGAAATAACGGGTTGTTTGTTCTACCAACTACTGGTCAAAATCAAGGAGAAGCATTCCAATTCGCGTCCGGTCCTATAGGTTCAGAATTAACGGGCCCTTGGTTTACTGCTGATGAAAAAACGTTATTTTTAGCTGTTCAACATCCATCCGCAAATTGGCCGCGTCGTAAAGGTGATGTGGATCCGCTTCCGTCAGTAGTTGCTATTACAGGATTTAAAGGAAATAACCTTGATAAAGGCAATAAGGGTAAAGGTAAAAATAAATAA
- the rlmD gene encoding 23S rRNA (uracil(1939)-C(5))-methyltransferase RlmD: MKNKETNVTIEKGQKFPLTIKRLGINGEGVGYFKRKVVFVPGALPGEEIVAEVTNVQPNFSEAKINKIRKASKERVAPPCPIYSDCGGCQLQHLDYNAQLREKKDIVKQAFERHTKLVGDKLPLKDTIGMEDPWNYRNKSQLQVGKQQEKVLAGLYGMNSHNIIDMSDCMIQHPETNKVTQAVKGILEELNIPIYNERRGRGLIRTIVTRVGFETGQVQLVLITTKEEIPKRDVLIKEINNRVPQVTSILQNINGRKTSLIFGDETIHLHGEEVIQETLGDLQFELSARAFFQLNPIQTVKLYDEVKKAAQLTGKEKVVDAYCGVGTIGLWLAKDAAEIRGMDVIPESIDDANTNAKRHGYNNATYVVGKAEEWLPRWVKEGWKPDVIVVDPPRTGCDEQLLQTIIKVKPKRFVYVSCNPSTLAKDCDRLMKAGFKIESLQPVDMFPHTSHVECCSLLTYEGK, from the coding sequence ATGAAAAACAAAGAGACGAATGTAACGATTGAAAAAGGTCAAAAATTCCCGTTAACGATAAAACGACTTGGAATCAATGGAGAAGGAGTCGGTTATTTTAAACGAAAGGTTGTTTTCGTACCAGGGGCTCTTCCAGGAGAAGAAATAGTAGCAGAGGTCACGAACGTACAACCAAATTTTTCAGAAGCAAAAATCAACAAAATCCGAAAAGCATCAAAAGAAAGAGTGGCCCCGCCATGTCCAATTTATAGCGATTGTGGTGGCTGTCAGTTGCAGCATCTTGATTACAATGCTCAATTACGAGAGAAAAAAGATATTGTTAAACAAGCGTTTGAACGTCATACGAAACTAGTAGGTGACAAGCTTCCATTGAAGGACACTATCGGCATGGAAGACCCATGGAATTACCGCAACAAAAGCCAGCTACAAGTCGGCAAGCAACAGGAAAAAGTATTAGCGGGTCTTTACGGGATGAACTCTCATAACATTATTGATATGTCAGATTGCATGATCCAGCACCCTGAAACAAACAAAGTGACACAAGCCGTTAAAGGCATACTAGAGGAATTAAACATTCCGATTTACAACGAACGACGAGGTAGAGGCCTAATCCGAACAATTGTCACAAGAGTCGGCTTTGAAACAGGACAAGTCCAGCTTGTTCTCATCACAACGAAAGAAGAGATTCCGAAGCGAGATGTCCTCATTAAAGAAATTAATAACCGAGTGCCACAAGTAACATCAATTCTGCAAAACATCAACGGGCGAAAAACATCACTCATCTTTGGAGACGAAACGATTCACCTCCACGGCGAAGAAGTGATCCAAGAAACATTAGGAGACTTACAATTTGAACTATCAGCTCGAGCATTCTTCCAGCTGAACCCGATTCAAACGGTAAAGCTGTATGATGAAGTAAAAAAAGCAGCCCAACTTACAGGAAAAGAAAAAGTCGTCGACGCCTACTGTGGAGTCGGAACGATAGGGTTGTGGCTCGCTAAAGATGCGGCAGAAATCAGAGGCATGGACGTTATCCCAGAATCAATCGATGACGCCAATACCAATGCCAAACGCCATGGCTATAACAATGCTACCTATGTCGTCGGAAAAGCAGAAGAATGGCTCCCACGCTGGGTAAAAGAAGGATGGAAGCCAGATGTTATCGTCGTCGACCCACCACGAACAGGGTGCGATGAGCAATTATTGCAGACAATCATTAAAGTGAAGCCGAAGCGCTTTGTATATGTGTCCTGTAACCCGTCAACACTGGCGAAGGACTGTGATCGATTGATGAAGGCTGGGTTTAAGATAGAGTCACTTCAGCCGGTTGATATGTTTCCGCATACGAGCCATGTGGAGTGCTGTTCACTATTAACTTATGAAGGGAAATAA
- a CDS encoding right-handed parallel beta-helix repeat-containing protein: MDYHVSMQGNDQAKGTSEQPFRTISRAAALAMAGDTVTVHAGVYREWVNPANGGTQEHRIIYKSAGDGEVVITGAERISYWMAEGDNVWSTEIPNSIFSVRNPFEVELSGDWLFDGPLTVHLGDVYLDHKSLYECDSVEKVRKPEVWSEAKYPKDSLLAWYAEVGPSTTKVWANFGGKDPREENVEINVRPYCFWPEKPGRNYITISGFTLRQASPQWAPPTDYQEGLIGPHWSKGWIIENNIISESKSVGICLGTEIGTGHAKDSDKHMKGGTQREQEVILRALRSGWHKDSIGSHIVRGNVIHDCEQAGIVGHMGAAFSHIYQNQIFNIHHKRLRHGAEVAGIKLHAALDTQINENKIYSCYRGVWLDWQAQGTRISRNVFFDNLSEDFFVEVCHGPYMVDHNLFLSPMNFRNMAQGGAFAHNLFAGQFVVQSEITRTTPYHFPHETAMAGYSNITGGDDRYYNNIFLGDNDTNQEPVPITFFEHLPLKPRDEVGDDGKTVMDGVPDNSICYLHPVGLGGYDQHPDAKDKKWWEYTKDELAELGDAAKDFFIGNAVLPVAMGGNVYLNNAVPGNHEPNAKVFEQNGIKVEIHPAQGNVQIQISEPTLLRGSSPLLVSTDLLGKTYHADMKYEQPDSTPYRFDSDFFEKKRPDADVTPGPFELTENGRSDFEF; the protein is encoded by the coding sequence ATGGATTATCATGTGTCAATGCAAGGGAATGATCAGGCAAAAGGAACATCTGAACAACCTTTTCGTACTATATCGCGCGCTGCGGCTCTTGCCATGGCTGGAGATACGGTTACGGTTCATGCAGGTGTTTATAGGGAATGGGTTAATCCAGCTAACGGAGGAACACAAGAACATCGAATCATATATAAATCTGCAGGAGACGGGGAAGTCGTCATTACAGGGGCTGAACGCATTTCCTACTGGATGGCTGAAGGAGACAATGTTTGGAGCACAGAAATACCTAATTCTATATTTTCTGTTCGTAATCCCTTTGAAGTAGAATTAAGTGGTGACTGGCTATTTGACGGACCTTTAACAGTTCATCTTGGTGATGTCTATTTGGATCACAAATCCTTGTATGAATGTGATAGTGTTGAAAAGGTACGGAAGCCTGAAGTGTGGTCCGAAGCCAAATATCCCAAGGATTCTCTCTTAGCATGGTATGCTGAAGTTGGTCCTTCAACAACAAAAGTTTGGGCCAATTTTGGTGGAAAAGATCCTCGTGAAGAAAATGTAGAAATTAATGTCCGTCCTTATTGCTTCTGGCCTGAGAAACCAGGACGTAACTATATAACCATAAGCGGATTCACACTTCGCCAAGCATCACCTCAATGGGCACCGCCAACTGACTACCAAGAAGGGTTAATCGGACCTCATTGGAGCAAGGGCTGGATTATTGAAAACAATATCATCAGTGAATCCAAAAGCGTTGGTATCTGCCTAGGGACTGAAATCGGCACAGGTCACGCTAAGGACTCGGACAAGCACATGAAAGGTGGCACACAACGTGAGCAAGAAGTTATCTTGCGAGCATTGCGCTCTGGATGGCATAAGGATAGCATCGGCAGTCACATCGTTCGAGGGAATGTAATTCACGATTGTGAACAGGCAGGCATTGTCGGACATATGGGTGCAGCCTTCAGCCACATTTACCAAAATCAAATTTTTAATATTCATCACAAGCGTCTAAGACATGGTGCCGAAGTAGCAGGAATCAAGCTTCATGCTGCACTGGATACTCAAATTAATGAAAATAAAATCTATAGCTGTTACCGAGGAGTGTGGCTTGACTGGCAGGCACAGGGCACCCGCATCAGCCGTAATGTATTCTTTGACAATCTTTCTGAGGACTTCTTCGTTGAGGTTTGTCATGGTCCGTATATGGTTGACCATAATCTGTTCCTCTCTCCGATGAATTTCAGAAATATGGCACAGGGTGGAGCATTTGCCCATAATTTATTTGCAGGTCAATTTGTGGTTCAGTCCGAGATTACTCGTACTACGCCGTATCACTTCCCTCACGAAACAGCGATGGCAGGCTACTCCAATATTACTGGAGGCGATGACAGGTACTATAACAATATCTTCTTGGGGGATAACGATACGAATCAAGAACCGGTCCCAATTACCTTTTTTGAGCATCTTCCGCTTAAACCAAGGGATGAAGTTGGCGATGACGGAAAAACTGTCATGGACGGTGTTCCAGACAATTCGATTTGCTATCTGCACCCTGTCGGACTAGGAGGCTACGACCAGCATCCTGATGCAAAAGATAAGAAATGGTGGGAATACACGAAAGATGAGCTTGCTGAGCTTGGAGATGCCGCAAAGGATTTCTTTATAGGAAATGCCGTCCTTCCTGTGGCTATGGGCGGAAATGTATACCTTAACAATGCGGTTCCAGGGAATCATGAACCCAATGCGAAAGTCTTTGAGCAGAACGGCATTAAAGTGGAGATTCATCCTGCGCAAGGCAATGTGCAAATTCAAATCAGTGAGCCAACACTGCTTCGTGGGTCCTCTCCACTGTTGGTTAGCACCGACCTGCTTGGCAAGACTTATCACGCCGATATGAAGTATGAGCAACCGGACAGCACTCCATATCGTTTTGACTCCGACTTTTTCGAAAAAAAGAGACCTGATGCAGATGTCACACCCGGTCCGTTTGAATTAACCGAAAATGGTAGAAGTGATTTTGAATTTTAA
- a CDS encoding twin-arginine translocase TatA/TatE family subunit: MLSNIGIPGLILVLIIALIIFGPSKLPEIGRAFGRTLTEFKSATRELVSGGDEDKEEKKSNLTAVEKQSDNKAV, translated from the coding sequence ATGCTATCTAATATTGGAATCCCCGGTTTAATTTTAGTGCTTATCATAGCTCTAATCATCTTTGGCCCATCGAAGCTCCCAGAAATCGGCCGAGCCTTTGGCCGTACCTTAACTGAGTTCAAAAGCGCAACGAGAGAGCTTGTTTCGGGTGGAGATGAAGACAAAGAAGAAAAGAAATCTAATTTAACGGCTGTAGAAAAACAATCAGATAACAAAGCGGTATAA
- a CDS encoding MerR family transcriptional regulator has product MHTVKGAAHITGLTEHAVRFYTDKGLVPSVQRDQNNIRMFDEESINWLHGVKCLKQSGMPIEVIKLYVDLCLEGDSSIQQRCSLMMEHKEVALIKLEEAKQHVAHLEEKIALYQAILEQSSPDTTNPVNWGNIQHMHCDVFYARSDRKVL; this is encoded by the coding sequence ATGCATACAGTCAAGGGAGCTGCCCATATAACGGGGCTTACCGAGCACGCTGTGCGTTTTTATACCGATAAAGGTCTAGTACCAAGTGTGCAACGCGATCAAAATAACATTCGGATGTTCGACGAAGAATCGATAAACTGGCTACATGGCGTGAAGTGCCTCAAGCAATCTGGCATGCCAATTGAAGTCATCAAATTGTACGTCGATCTCTGTCTCGAAGGTGATTCGTCTATTCAACAACGCTGCTCACTGATGATGGAGCATAAAGAAGTGGCACTTATTAAGCTAGAAGAAGCCAAACAGCACGTTGCCCATTTGGAAGAAAAAATAGCATTATATCAAGCTATTTTGGAGCAAAGCTCTCCAGATACGACTAATCCTGTAAACTGGGGCAACATTCAGCATATGCATTGTGACGTCTTTTACGCGCGTTCTGATCGGAAGGTATTATAG
- the tatC gene encoding twin-arginine translocase subunit TatC, which translates to MEKEELHLIDHLTELRSRIIVTSVVFLLALICSFIFVKDIYQYLVKDLDGKLALLGPGDILWIYMMLAAVVALAVTIPVAAFQIWKFVKPALKKEEQRATVLFIPGLFFLFIGGISFGYFVLFPLVLSFLMNIAGDQFQTFFTAERYFQFMLHLTLPFGFLFEMPAVVMFLTKLGILNPQKLVKGRKLAYFLLIVVSVLITPPDFISDVLVIIPLLVLYEISVTLSKFVYRKRISVTAEASSASS; encoded by the coding sequence ATGGAGAAAGAAGAATTGCACCTCATTGACCATTTAACAGAGTTACGAAGTCGAATCATTGTAACGTCAGTCGTTTTCCTTTTGGCACTGATCTGTTCATTTATTTTTGTAAAAGATATTTATCAATATCTAGTAAAAGATTTAGATGGAAAGCTAGCTTTATTAGGCCCGGGTGATATTTTATGGATTTATATGATGTTAGCGGCTGTCGTTGCTCTTGCCGTTACTATTCCAGTAGCTGCCTTTCAAATCTGGAAGTTTGTAAAACCCGCTTTAAAAAAGGAAGAACAACGAGCAACTGTATTGTTTATTCCAGGTCTTTTCTTCCTGTTTATTGGTGGGATTTCGTTTGGGTATTTTGTTCTTTTCCCTCTCGTCCTATCCTTCTTAATGAATATTGCTGGTGATCAATTTCAAACTTTTTTTACGGCAGAACGATACTTTCAATTCATGCTTCACTTGACGCTGCCATTTGGCTTTTTATTTGAAATGCCTGCTGTAGTCATGTTTCTTACTAAACTAGGAATTCTTAACCCACAAAAGCTTGTAAAAGGAAGAAAACTTGCTTATTTCTTGCTCATTGTCGTTTCTGTTTTAATCACCCCTCCTGATTTCATATCAGACGTTCTAGTGATTATTCCTTTATTAGTTTTATATGAAATTAGTGTTACGTTAAGTAAGTTTGTTTACCGAAAAAGAATTAGTGTCACGGCAGAAGCGTCTTCAGCTTCAAGTTAA
- a CDS encoding GAF domain-containing protein, whose translation MSIPTDVASLQIMAHVYKKESLQSIFEKTVESLVEQVPYIDWAGIYMMENEEKKLVAASDFDDHLEWEANGRLKFPIKNSAGMQIGLLLVKSKQPIAFDMTDISTLETIAEAIGQESMAN comes from the coding sequence ATGTCTATACCAACGGATGTCGCATCCCTACAAATCATGGCCCATGTATATAAAAAGGAGAGCCTGCAATCAATTTTTGAAAAAACGGTTGAAAGCCTCGTTGAACAAGTCCCTTACATAGATTGGGCAGGGATTTATATGATGGAAAATGAGGAGAAAAAATTAGTGGCTGCGTCCGATTTTGACGATCACCTCGAATGGGAAGCTAATGGTCGACTCAAGTTCCCAATAAAAAATTCAGCAGGAATGCAAATTGGACTACTTCTTGTAAAAAGCAAGCAGCCTATTGCATTTGATATGACTGATATTAGTACACTTGAAACGATTGCTGAAGCAATTGGTCAAGAAAGTATGGCTAACTAA
- a CDS encoding NUDIX hydrolase, translating into MAFPTHIVSAGGIVEDGNANILLVKAHDDGWVYPGGITEVGENLIDGVIREIKEESGIDATVSHLISVISNTAIHKWYDGVTDVPTKVMFDFVCKAVGGELSTSEETSECRWVPKENVLDFITLPAIRIRYEAYLNYSGSVNYMEYMTSTTTECSVKLQRSL; encoded by the coding sequence ATGGCGTTTCCAACGCATATTGTATCGGCCGGAGGAATTGTTGAAGATGGGAATGCAAATATTCTATTAGTAAAAGCACATGACGATGGATGGGTATATCCTGGAGGGATAACTGAAGTTGGGGAAAACCTTATTGATGGTGTGATTCGTGAAATCAAAGAGGAAAGTGGAATAGACGCCACTGTTAGCCATTTGATTAGTGTTATTTCCAATACAGCCATTCATAAATGGTATGACGGTGTAACGGATGTCCCCACAAAGGTAATGTTTGATTTCGTATGCAAAGCTGTGGGTGGAGAGTTATCTACTTCTGAAGAAACGAGCGAGTGTAGGTGGGTTCCAAAGGAAAATGTTCTGGATTTTATTACACTACCCGCAATCCGTATACGATATGAAGCTTATTTGAATTATTCCGGTTCTGTTAATTATATGGAGTACATGACTTCAACAACGACAGAATGTAGTGTAAAGCTTCAGAGAAGTTTATGA
- a CDS encoding DUF3231 family protein, whose product MTAKNIRLSSTEISGLWTTYMQESMAICFMKHLRQHLKDEEIVPILHKSLDTSILCIQQIKEIFEKENFPIPHGFTDSDVDLLAPPLFHDLFSLSFVYTMSRLAMINFAFITSSVARMDVREFFTNCLNERTNIFNDSATLMLEKGIYDRPPMINYPTGVEYIQHSSFFTGYINKKRPLNATELNEIFYNTVRNNFGSMLCLGLLQVVKDKEVKKYIMKGKEICDKQNKIFNQILLEEELLGSSPSAMDVTDSTTSPFSDKLMIMLFHSLNQMDITLLGHSLSLSMRSDLTAHFSKLILEVLKYGHEGLEIVVSKQWMEQPPQTTNRMDLIKG is encoded by the coding sequence ATGACAGCTAAGAATATTCGACTATCGAGTACGGAAATATCAGGGTTGTGGACGACTTATATGCAGGAAAGTATGGCTATTTGCTTCATGAAACACTTAAGGCAGCATTTAAAAGATGAGGAAATAGTTCCTATTTTACATAAATCACTAGACACCTCTATTTTATGTATTCAACAAATTAAAGAGATTTTTGAAAAGGAGAATTTTCCGATTCCACATGGATTTACTGATAGCGATGTCGATTTGTTAGCCCCTCCTCTGTTTCACGACCTATTTTCATTGAGTTTTGTATATACGATGAGTCGGTTAGCCATGATCAATTTCGCTTTTATAACATCGAGTGTTGCGAGAATGGATGTTCGTGAGTTTTTTACGAATTGTTTAAACGAGCGGACCAATATATTCAATGACTCTGCGACACTAATGTTAGAAAAAGGGATTTATGACCGTCCCCCAATGATTAATTATCCAACGGGTGTTGAATACATCCAACATTCTTCTTTTTTTACTGGATATATTAATAAAAAAAGACCATTAAATGCAACTGAACTCAATGAAATTTTCTATAATACCGTTAGAAATAATTTTGGTTCAATGCTTTGTTTAGGATTGCTTCAAGTTGTAAAAGACAAGGAAGTAAAAAAATATATCATGAAAGGGAAAGAAATATGTGACAAACAGAATAAAATCTTTAATCAAATTCTGTTAGAGGAGGAGCTTCTTGGTTCTTCTCCATCTGCAATGGATGTAACCGACTCGACGACTTCCCCTTTCTCAGATAAATTGATGATAATGCTCTTTCATTCATTAAATCAAATGGACATCACCCTACTTGGACATTCGCTATCACTATCTATGCGAAGTGACCTCACGGCGCATTTCAGTAAACTAATTCTAGAGGTCTTAAAATATGGACATGAAGGGTTGGAAATAGTAGTAAGTAAACAATGGATGGAACAACCACCACAAACAACAAATAGAATGGATCTAATAAAAGGGTAA